Proteins from a single region of Nakamurella deserti:
- a CDS encoding amidohydrolase family protein, translating to MTDRLLRVTGTDPVTRQPVDHWVADGVFVEAPADRGAAAVTLTGWVTPGFVDAHCHVGYSADGVASLAGAAAQARTNLVAGVTAIRDCGSPLDTSPLVGRPDLPVLIRAGRHLARPKRYIRGLGIDLEDPADLPAEVARQVAHGGGWIKLVGDWIDRSIGDLAPLWPDDVLADAVAVAHAAGARVTAHVFGEDAIPGLLAAGIDCLEHGTGLGEDTIDEMVRREVHLVPTLINIANFPAFADAADRFPAYAKHMRDLHTRSDDTVAAAMAAGVPVHAGTDAGGFVAHGRIAEEAQALLRVAALIGRDGRDVLDATTGRARRWLGLADPAPGEPADLVVYGADPVAEPGTLGAPVAVVRAGVIVDGRDQPT from the coding sequence GTGACCGACCGCCTGCTGCGCGTCACCGGCACCGACCCGGTGACGCGGCAGCCGGTCGACCACTGGGTCGCCGACGGCGTCTTCGTCGAGGCCCCCGCCGATCGCGGCGCGGCGGCGGTCACGCTGACCGGCTGGGTCACCCCCGGCTTCGTCGACGCGCACTGCCACGTCGGCTACTCTGCCGACGGGGTGGCGTCGTTGGCGGGCGCGGCCGCGCAGGCCCGGACGAACCTGGTCGCCGGCGTCACCGCGATCCGCGACTGCGGGTCACCCCTGGACACGTCCCCGCTGGTCGGGCGACCGGACCTGCCGGTGCTGATCCGGGCCGGCCGGCACCTGGCCCGCCCGAAGCGCTACATCCGCGGACTCGGGATCGATCTGGAGGACCCGGCCGACCTGCCCGCCGAGGTCGCCCGCCAGGTCGCCCACGGAGGCGGCTGGATCAAGCTGGTGGGGGACTGGATCGACCGGTCGATCGGCGACCTCGCGCCACTGTGGCCCGACGACGTGCTGGCCGACGCGGTCGCCGTGGCGCACGCCGCCGGCGCCCGGGTCACCGCCCACGTCTTCGGCGAGGACGCGATCCCCGGGTTGCTCGCCGCCGGGATCGACTGCCTCGAGCACGGCACCGGGCTCGGCGAGGACACCATCGACGAGATGGTCAGGCGCGAGGTGCATCTCGTGCCGACGCTGATCAACATCGCCAATTTCCCGGCCTTCGCCGACGCCGCCGACCGGTTCCCGGCCTACGCCAAGCACATGCGCGACCTGCACACCCGGTCCGACGACACCGTCGCCGCGGCCATGGCGGCGGGGGTGCCGGTGCACGCCGGCACCGACGCAGGCGGCTTCGTCGCCCACGGCCGCATCGCCGAGGAGGCGCAGGCGCTGCTCCGGGTGGCCGCGCTCATCGGCCGGGACGGCCGCGACGTCCTGGACGCCACCACGGGAAGGGCCCGGCGGTGGCTGGGCCTGGCCGATCCGGCCCCCGGGGAACCGGCCGACCTGGTCGTCTACGGCGCGGACCCGGTCGCCGAGCCGGGCACCCTGGGCGCCCCCGTGGCGGTGGTCCGGGCCGGTGTGATCGTCGACGGTCGAGATCAGCCCACCTGA
- a CDS encoding RNA-binding protein, producing MLTEALEHLVRGIVDHSDDVDVTMATSRQGRTLQVRVHPDDLGKVIGRNGRTATALRTVMTAVGGRGIRVDVVDTDR from the coding sequence GTGCTCACCGAGGCGCTGGAGCATCTGGTCCGCGGCATCGTCGATCACTCCGACGACGTCGACGTCACGATGGCCACCTCGCGTCAGGGGCGCACCCTGCAGGTCCGGGTGCACCCTGACGACCTCGGCAAGGTGATCGGCCGCAACGGTCGCACCGCCACCGCGCTGCGGACGGTGATGACCGCGGTCGGTGGCCGCGGCATCCGGGTCGACGTCGTCGACACCGACCGCTGA
- the rpsP gene encoding 30S ribosomal protein S16 — protein sequence MAVKIKLARIGKIREPFYRVVVADARTRRSGRAIEAIGKYHPKNDPSVIEIDSERAQYWLSVGAQPTESVEALLKVTGDWQKFKGLPGAEGSLKSQPEKADKRALYEAAIAAIGNESGTEATTPRKKAADKPAADAAPAESE from the coding sequence GTGGCCGTCAAGATCAAGCTTGCTCGCATCGGAAAGATCCGCGAGCCGTTCTACCGTGTCGTCGTCGCCGACGCCCGCACCCGTCGTTCGGGTCGCGCCATCGAGGCGATCGGCAAGTACCACCCGAAGAACGATCCGAGCGTCATCGAGATCGACTCCGAGCGGGCCCAGTACTGGCTGTCCGTCGGCGCCCAGCCGACCGAGTCGGTCGAGGCGCTGCTCAAGGTGACCGGCGACTGGCAGAAGTTCAAGGGCCTGCCGGGCGCCGAGGGCAGCCTGAAGTCGCAGCCGGAGAAGGCCGACAAGCGCGCCCTGTACGAGGCCGCCATCGCCGCCATCGGCAACGAGAGCGGCACCGAGGCCACCACGCCGCGCAAGAAGGCCGCCGACAAGCCGGCCGCCGACGCCGCCCCGGCCGAGTCCGAGTAA